The region TCTTTTAAGCTGTGTTTCTGCGTTTGGTCAAAAAATTAATGTAGAGAAATATCAATATATTATAGTGCCAAATCAGTTTGATTTTTTAAAGAGCACTGACGAATATCAAACAAGTTCGTTGATGAAATTTTTATTTGAGAAAAAAGGATTTAAAGTTTTTTTAAGTAACAATAAATTCCCCATTCCTCTAGAAGAAAATAAGTGTTTGGCTTTATTTGCGTCTGTAAAAGACAATTCTTCTATGTTTCGTATAAAAAGTTCAATTGAAATAAAAGATTGTTTCGGTAAAATATTGTATACCTCTGAGGCGGGTATAAGTAAATCCAAAGAGTATAAAAAAGGATATCAAGAGGCTATCAGAAATGCTTTTGATGCGATGACTGATTTTGAATTTAGTTATAATTCTTCTAAAGTCGTAAATAAAAATAACGATGGTGAGAGTACCTACGAAATTAAGACAGATACATTAGCAGTCCCTTTAAGTACGATTCCAAAAACTATCTCTATTCCTGTTATAAAAAAACAAGAAGTTAATAAAGAGAGTATAAAGTCTACTTTTGGTGCTATTTTGTATGCGCAATCTATCGAAAACGGATTTCAACTCATCAATAAAAAACCAGAAGTTGTTTTTGTTATTTTAAGGACCAGCAAAAAAGATTTTTTTATTATCAGAGATAAAAATGGAATTTTTTATAAAAACGAAGATCACTTCTTGGCAGAATATTACGAAGGTTCTACGTTGATTAAGAAAGAATTTCAAGTAAAATTCTAATAATCATATTTATTTTTCCATCTTTTTTTTAAAATTTCTTTAAATTGATTTTCTCTAGCATTATTTCCTGGGTCATATAGTTTTGTTCCAGCTATTTCATCTGGTAAAAATTCTTGAGTTGTAAAACTGTTTTGGTAATCATGAGAATATTTATAATTTTTACCGTAATCCAAATCTTTCATTAATTTAGTAGGCGCATTTCTTAAATGCAATGGAATGGATAAATCTCCTGTTTGGCGCACAAGATTTTGTGCATCTTTTATGGCGATATAAGAAGCATTACTTTTAGGAGAATTTGCTAAATAAACTGCACATTGACTTAAAATAATTCTAGATTCTGGATTTCCAATAACAGAAACAGCTTGAAACGTGTTGTTTGCCAATATTAAGGCAGTGGGATTTGCGTTTCCAATATCTTCAGAAGCAGCAATGAGCAACCTTCTAGCAATAAATTTAACATCTTCGCCACCTTCAATCATTCTCGCTAACCAATAAACTGCACCATTGGGATCACTACCTCTAATAGATTTTATAAAAGCAGAAATAATATCGTAATGTTGTTCACCTGTTTTATCATATCGAACCGTATTTTTTTGAATTTTTTCAAGAACTAATTCGTTTGTAATGGTAATTTCATCTTCAGAAGAAACTAATAATTCAAAAATATTTAAGAGTTTTCTAGCATCACCACTAGAAACTTGCAATAAAGCGTCTGTTTCTTTTAAGGTGATTTTTTTGGTGGATAAAAATGCATCTTTTTGCATTGCTCTGTGCAAAAGAGCAATCAAATCGTTTTTATCAAAAGAATTTAAAATATACACTTGACAACGAGAGAGTAGGGCGGGTATTACTTCAAAACTGGGGTTTTCTGTGGTGGCACCAATTAAAGTAACCCAACCTTTTTCTACAGCACCTAATAGAGAATCTTGTTGTGATTTGCTAAATCTGTGAATCTCATCAATAAATAAAATAGGATTTTTTGCAGTGAATAAACCACCACTTTTTTTGGCTTTCTCTATAACCTCTCTAACATCTTTTACCCCAGAACTTATGGCGCTTAATGTATAAAATGGTCTTTTAGATGCTGTGGCAATTATGTTAGCCAACGTGGTTTTGCCAATACCCGGAGGACCCCATAAAATGAGAGAAGGTATAATTCCTTGTTGTATTAGTTTTGTTAATACACCATTTTTACCCACCAAATGTTGTTGACTTATATAATCTTCAAGGGTTTTAGGTCTAATTCTTTCTGCCAAAGGTTCATTCATTCCGTAAAAATAGCAAAGATTTCTGACAGAATTTGTAAAATTTTATTTCGGTGTTATTTTTGTTAATTTTGGTTTTATGGATGAACATCAAACTCCAAAAATAAATACTTCTTTGTTTTTGGTTCCTATACTTTATGTTGTTGGTATTTGGTTGCTATATTGGATAGAAATTCAATTCAACTTTAATTTTAATAAATTTGGGGTTTTCCCTAGAAGTTTAGAAGGAATTAGGGGTGTATTTTTTATGCATTTTATTCATAGCAATGCAAGTCACCTTTTTAGCAATTCTATTCCGTTATTTGTCCTTTTAACAAGTCTTTTTTATTTTTATAAGGAGGTTGCCTACAAAGTATTGTTATTAGGTGGTTTTCTTGCAGGTTTATGTACTTGGACGATTGCCAGAGAATCGTATCATATTGGGGCAAGCGGAATTGTCTACTTACTTTTTAGTTTTGTTTTTTTTAGTGGTATTGTTAGAAAACATTTTAGATTAGTTGCTTTGTCTTTAATGGTAATTTTTTTATACGGAAGTATGATTTGGTATGTTTTACCAATCAAAGATGGCATGTCTTGGGAAGGACATTTATCTGGGTTTTTGGTAGGTCTATTCTTTGCAGTTATGTATAGAAATATAGGAATGGTAAAAGAAGAGCATCAGTTTACAGCGTCAGAATTTGATTTACTGTTTGATGAACATGGTAATTTTTCACCACCAAAATTAGATGAATTAGCAGAAGATAAACCAACTAATGAAGTAGAATAAATTTTTTACCAATCCCTAATTACTATTCGCTATCCACTAACCACGAATCGCTGTCTTACATTTTCATATAAAAACACACCACAGGCTACAGACACATTTAAAGAGGCTATTTCACCCAATAATGGTAATTTTGCCTTATAATCTACCATTTTTAAGATCGATGGATTTATACCTCGGTGTTCCGAACCCATAATAATGGCTATAGGTTGGTTAAAGTTGATGTCATAAATAGAGTTTTCTGTCTTTTCTGTAGCAGCAAGAATTTTTACATCAGATGCTTGTAATAAAAAAATAGCATCTTTTAAATGATCTACTTTGCAAATAGGTATCTTAAAGGCGGCACCCGCAGAAGTTTTAATGGTTTCTGCATTTACAGGAGCACTACCATTGTTTTGTACTATAATACCATGAACGCCTGTACATTCTGCAGTTCTTATAATGGCACCAAAGTTGCGAACATCAGAAAGTTGATCTAATAAGATAAAAAGTGGAACTTCACCGCTTTCTATGGTCCTGTTAATCAAGGTTTCTAAATCATGAAATTCTATAGGAGATATCTGAGCAACAGCACCTTGGTGATTATTGTTTTTAGATAATCTATCTAATTTTTCAACAGGAACGCCACTTGTTGCAATTTTTTTCTCCTTGATTAATTTGTCTAATTCATAAAAAAGAGTACCTCTTAAACCTTTTTGAAGGTAAATTTTATTGATCGTAGAGCCACTCTCTATCGCTTCAATAATAGCTCTGATACCGAAAATGTTTGTTGTTTCTGTCAATGTTTTTTCTTTTTGTAAAAAAAAAATCGCAATCAAATGATTACGATTTTTATCTAATTATTTTTAATGCTTTTGTTAAATACTAAATTCAAAGCTTGTTCCTGCACCGTAACTACCGTTATTGCTAAATACTTGAACCCCATCTAATGTAAAGCTTACAGCACCACCGCCATCTTGATAGCCATCAAAGATCTCAAATACATAGTTACCGGTTGGTAAACATGTAGCATCTCTTTGTGTTCCGCTTAACCCTGCATAACCACCAAAGCCAGCTACATCATTATTGGCGATAACAATTACTCCTGCATCGGTATCAACAACTCTCCAGTATACTTCTTCTGGCCATGAATCTAAGGATACAGCAATTTTGAACTTACTAGATCCTGCATTACAACCTTTAGCTACGTTAAACGTAATGTCTTCACCCACGGCTAATTCTGCTGAATCAGTCATCGTAATCGTTAACGTTTTGTCTGTAATAATGTCTAAATTTACATCTTTAAAAACAACGTTTAAAGTTCCTTCATTAGAATTAGCAGGAATGACTACAGAGGTTGGTGCTTCGTAAGACGAAGCATCTAAAGTTCCTGATAACGTTAAAGCTATTGTTCTATCTGAACCCGTAATATTCGCTGCATAAACTTTAACTGCTTGTGGAAAATCTGTATTTGGGGATACCGTAATATCTTGTCCTAAATATGCTTCAAAAGAAGCGTATGCTGTTCCAGGAGCTTCAACATCCTCTTCACAACTACTAAATGCAGCAATGGCTATAAAAAGTAATGAGTATAATTTTAAATTTTTCATTTTTATATTTTATTAAGTTTGCATAGGAGGTTTAAAATCTCCTATGCAAACAGTTTTTATTAGTTGTTTTGAGTAGAAATAAAAGGATTAAATTGAATTTCACCTTCTGGAATCTCAAAAGTCATACGCTCATCATTGTAAGGAATTGGCTCCCCAACAAAAGTTAAGTGATTAGAACCTCTAACTGTAGTTGCTTTATTACGCTTCATCGCTAAATAACTTTTACCTTCTCCCCATAATTCCATTCTAGTTTGTAGGTAAATTTCATTCTTTAACTGTTGTCCAGATAAACCATCAATATAAGATGCGTCTGGTACTCTTTGACTCACTAAAGCTTTTAATTCAGTTCTTGCCTGCGCATCATTATTACTAAATGCTGCATATTCAGCTGCTAAAAGGTGCATTTCTGCAACTCTCATGTATACATAATCTGCTTTTACAATTCTCGATGAACCGTATCTAGTTCTATCGCTATCGTAAAATTTATTTAAAGGCAATAAGTGTGTCGCTGATCCAGGATTCACATTAAACTGTTCTTTTCTAAAGTCATTCGCAGGTATTGCATCAAAAAGACCTTGATCAATAGATTTAGAATCACCAAATGCTGGATAAGAGTAACTAAAGTAATCCATTTGACCCCACCATGAAACCAAACCTAATCCAATTTCATCATTTAAATCAACACCCCACATCCATCCTGGTGTGCTTACCTCGTTAAAACCACCTGTAATTTCAGTACTACTCATTACTGTATAACCACCAGCAATAGCAGCTTTTGCCATGTCGTAAGCTTTAGCGTAATCTGTACCTCTAGCCCCTAAAACATAAGCATAGATTCCTTGAGCAACCGATTGATTAATCTCTGTTTTGTTAGCTCTAGAGAAACCTTCTAAAAGTGCAATAGCATCTGTTAAATCAGATTCCATTAAGTCATAGATTTCAGCGGCAGTAACCTTAGGACCATTAACCTCTAAAGAATTTCTGTACAATGGAAGAATTGGTTCTGAGGCGTCATACGATTTTTGATAAAATTGAGTTAAATAGAAGTATGAATGAGCACGTAAAGCTTTTGCTTGTCCCATTACGGCTTTATTAGCTGCAGATTCTGGTGTAAACTCATCACCTCCTAAACCGTCGATAACTTCATTACAACCCCTAACAATTCTGTAGTAATATCTCCATACTTGTCTGTTAGCACCATTTGTAAAATCTAGGGGTGCTTGGTATTCTGTAATGTCAGCTCTATACCAACCGTACACACTTTGGCTTAAGGCCATATCACTCGATAACATATCACTAAAAACGTCATATGATTTATGTCCAAAATCAGTATGGCTACCACCTGAGCCTCCACTATTGAAAGTAAAAGTAAGTGAATACACTCCGCCCATTAAGGCGCCCCCAACAGCAGGGTCCACTTCAGAAGCTTGAAGCAGTTGCGCAGATGTA is a window of Polaribacter litorisediminis DNA encoding:
- a CDS encoding replication-associated recombination protein A translates to MNEPLAERIRPKTLEDYISQQHLVGKNGVLTKLIQQGIIPSLILWGPPGIGKTTLANIIATASKRPFYTLSAISSGVKDVREVIEKAKKSGGLFTAKNPILFIDEIHRFSKSQQDSLLGAVEKGWVTLIGATTENPSFEVIPALLSRCQVYILNSFDKNDLIALLHRAMQKDAFLSTKKITLKETDALLQVSSGDARKLLNIFELLVSSEDEITITNELVLEKIQKNTVRYDKTGEQHYDIISAFIKSIRGSDPNGAVYWLARMIEGGEDVKFIARRLLIAASEDIGNANPTALILANNTFQAVSVIGNPESRIILSQCAVYLANSPKSNASYIAIKDAQNLVRQTGDLSIPLHLRNAPTKLMKDLDYGKNYKYSHDYQNSFTTQEFLPDEIAGTKLYDPGNNARENQFKEILKKRWKNKYDY
- a CDS encoding rhomboid family intramembrane serine protease → MDEHQTPKINTSLFLVPILYVVGIWLLYWIEIQFNFNFNKFGVFPRSLEGIRGVFFMHFIHSNASHLFSNSIPLFVLLTSLFYFYKEVAYKVLLLGGFLAGLCTWTIARESYHIGASGIVYLLFSFVFFSGIVRKHFRLVALSLMVIFLYGSMIWYVLPIKDGMSWEGHLSGFLVGLFFAVMYRNIGMVKEEHQFTASEFDLLFDEHGNFSPPKLDELAEDKPTNEVE
- the rlmB gene encoding 23S rRNA (guanosine(2251)-2'-O)-methyltransferase RlmB — its product is MTETTNIFGIRAIIEAIESGSTINKIYLQKGLRGTLFYELDKLIKEKKIATSGVPVEKLDRLSKNNNHQGAVAQISPIEFHDLETLINRTIESGEVPLFILLDQLSDVRNFGAIIRTAECTGVHGIIVQNNGSAPVNAETIKTSAGAAFKIPICKVDHLKDAIFLLQASDVKILAATEKTENSIYDINFNQPIAIIMGSEHRGINPSILKMVDYKAKLPLLGEIASLNVSVACGVFLYENVRQRFVVSG
- a CDS encoding RagB/SusD family nutrient uptake outer membrane protein; amino-acid sequence: MKNLIKFGLFSALAITMVSCGDEFLEKPALRGSETLTSAQLLQASEVDPAVGGALMGGVYSLTFTFNSGGSGGSHTDFGHKSYDVFSDMLSSDMALSQSVYGWYRADITEYQAPLDFTNGANRQVWRYYYRIVRGCNEVIDGLGGDEFTPESAANKAVMGQAKALRAHSYFYLTQFYQKSYDASEPILPLYRNSLEVNGPKVTAAEIYDLMESDLTDAIALLEGFSRANKTEINQSVAQGIYAYVLGARGTDYAKAYDMAKAAIAGGYTVMSSTEITGGFNEVSTPGWMWGVDLNDEIGLGLVSWWGQMDYFSYSYPAFGDSKSIDQGLFDAIPANDFRKEQFNVNPGSATHLLPLNKFYDSDRTRYGSSRIVKADYVYMRVAEMHLLAAEYAAFSNNDAQARTELKALVSQRVPDASYIDGLSGQQLKNEIYLQTRMELWGEGKSYLAMKRNKATTVRGSNHLTFVGEPIPYNDERMTFEIPEGEIQFNPFISTQNN